A portion of the Stigmatopora argus isolate UIUO_Sarg chromosome 15, RoL_Sarg_1.0, whole genome shotgun sequence genome contains these proteins:
- the LOC144089666 gene encoding dihydropyrimidinase-related protein 5-like gives MASGAAAARILIKGGKVVNDDCTQEADVYVENGIIRQVGKELMIPGGAKVVDAAGKLVMPGGIDTSVHLDETFMNATTADDFYSGTKAALAGGTTMVMAHVLPEKEQSLADAYERCRRLGDAKSCCDYALHVGVTWWGPKVRAEMEKLVREKGVNSFQMFMAYKDTYMLRDNELFQALRHCKDIGAVARVHAENGELAAEGAKEALELGITGPEGIEISRPQELEAEATHRAITIANRARCPIYLVNVSSMAAGDVVATAKTQGRVVHGETTTAHAVLNGAQYYDQDWAHAAAHVTLPPLRLEPATPNYLMSLLGNATLNVVASDHRPFTTRQKAVGKDDFTKIPHGVPGIQDRMSVLWEKGVVGGKMDENAFVAVTSSNAAKIYNLYPRKGRIIPGADADLVVWDPEGSKTILAENQLQGGDVNLYQGLRCHGVPLVTISRGRLVYENGVFTCAEGSGEYCPLGTFPDCLYKKMVQREKRQSAKRVEREPYTGDVAAAADGGRRDGPSSDLDTPARPSTRHGGVRDLQGSSFSLSGAQIDDKIPKRSSARILAPPGGRSSGIF, from the exons ATGGCCagcggcgcggcggcggcgcgcaTCCTGATCAAGGGCGGCAAGGTGGTGAACGACGACTGCACGCAGGAAGCCGACGTCTACGTGGAGAACGGCATCATCCGGCAGGTGGGCAAGGAGCTGATGATCCCCGGCGGGGCCAAGGTGGTGGACGCCGCCGGCAAGCTGGTCATGCCCGGAGGGATCGACACCAGCGTGCATCTGGACGAGACCTTCATGAACGCCACCACGGCCGATGACTTTTACAGCGGCACCAAG GCCGCCTTAGCCGGAGGCACCACCATGGTGATGGCGCACGTTCTTCCGGAGAAGGAGCAGTCTTTGGCGGACGCCTACGAGCGATGCCGTCGCCTGGGCGACGCCAAAAGCTGCTGCGACTACGCCCTGCACGTGGGAGTCACTTGGTGGGGTCCCAAG GTGCGCGCCGAGATGGAGAAGCTGGTGAGGGAGAAGGGAGTCAATTCCTTCCAGATGTTCATGGCCTACAAGGACACGTACATGCTGAGGGACAACGAGCTCTTCCAAGCCCTGCGCCACTGCAAGGACATCGGCGCCGTCGCCAGGGTCCACGCCGAGAACGGCGAACTGGCGGCCGAG GGCGCTAAAGAAGCCTTGGAGCTGGGCATCACTGGACCGGAGGGCATCGAGATCAGCAGGCCCCAAGAG TTGGAGGCGGAGGCCACCCACCGAGCCATCACCATCGCCAACAGG GCCCGCTGCCCCATCTATCTGGTCAACGTGTCCAGCATGGCGGCAGGAGACGTGGTGGCTACTGCCAAAACGCAAG GTCGGGTGGTCCACGGGGAGACCACCACGGCCCACGCCGTCCTCAACGGCGCTCAGTACTACGACCAGGACTGGGCCCACGCGGCGGCGCACGTCACCCTCCCGCCTCTGCGCCTGGAGCCCGCCACGCCCAACTACCTGATGAGCCTGCTGGGAAA CGCCACCCTGAACGTGGTGGCCTCCGACCACCGTCCCTTCACCACCAGACAGAAAGCCGTGGGCAAGGACGATTTCACCAAGATTCCCCACGGCGTCCCGGGCATTCAGGACCGAATGAGCGTCCTTTGGGAAAAAGGCGTG GTTGGGGGCAAGATGGACGAGAACGCCTTCGTCGCCGTCACCAGCTCTAACGCCGCCAAGATCTACAACCTGTACCCCAGGAAAGGCCGGATCATCCCGGGAGCGGACGCTGACCTGGTGGTCTGGGACCCCGAGGGCTCCAA AACCATCTTGGCGGAAAACCAGCTGCAGGGCGGCGACGTGAACCTTTACCAAGGTCTCCGCTGTCACGGCGTGCCCTTGGTCACCATCAGCCGGGGACGCCTGGTCTACGAGAACGGCGTGTTCACGTGCGCCGAGGGCTCCGGCGAATATTGCCCTCTCGGGACCTTCCCAGACTGTCTCTACAAGAAGATGGTCCAGAGGGAAAAG CGCCAGTCAGCCAAGCGCGTGGAGCGGGAACCGTACACGGGAGACGTGGCGGCCGCCGCCGACGGCGGGAGGAGGGACGGCCCGTCTTCGGACCTGGACACCCCCGCGCGCCCCAGCACCCGCCACGGCGGCGTGAGGGACCTCCAGGGCTCCAGCTTCAGTTTGTCCG GTGCCCAGATCGACGACAAGATTCCCAAGAGGTCCTCGGCCCGGATCCTGGCGCCGCCCGGCGGGAGGTCCAGCGGGATCTTCTGA